The Candidatus Limnocylindrales bacterium sequence GAAGAAAGTAGTATTTTTAGATATTAGATAATATTAATCCGCCGCGAACCTAGTGTCCAATAAGGTTGTGGCAATCCCAGGAAACCCCTTTAACAGGGCAGCCTTACAGGCCCATTTCCGCAGGTCTGAAGCTAATAAGTAAAAAAAGTCCTGTGGGGACGGCCTATTTATAGCCCTTCATACCGGAGAAACCTTCAGGCTCTACAGGAGTGATCTGTAAAGATTTTTATAAACAGGTTGCCCCTCCCGGAGCTTGTGGGAGAAGAAGCTGGATAGAGAGGCAAATTTTATGGAAAAAATTCAAGAAACTTTAAATAAGATCCAACCCATCCATATTGAGCTTATGAAAAAAGCCCAGGCACGACTGGATCGTTTGACCAAACCCCAGGGGAGTCTTGGAAAGTTGGAGGAGTTTGCTAAAAAAATAGTGGGAATTACCGGTCGGGAGCGGCCTTCTCTGGAAAAGAAGATTATCTTTACCCTGGCCGGAGATCACGGAGTCGTCCGGGAGGGTGTCAGCGCTTATCCCCAAGAGGTTACTTCCCAGATGGTTTATAACTTTCTTCGAGGGGGGGCTGCAATCAATGTCCTGGCCCGACATGTGGGAGCCCGGGTTATTGTGGTAGACATGGGGGTTGCCGTCGATTTAAAGCCGCAGCCTGGGCTGATCATCCGAAAGATTGGATATGGTACTCGAAATATAGCCGAAGGACCTGCCATGACTCGAGAAGAAGCGGTCAAGACTATTGAAACAGGAATAGAACTTATGGAAGAATGGGGGAATGGGGACATTATCGGGATTGGAGATATGGGAATCGGAAATACTACCCCCAGTAGTGCCATCATTGCCTGTATAACAGGGGTAGAAGTCAAAGCGGTTACGGGGAGGGGTACGGGCATTACTGAAGCCCAGTTAGCCCACAAGATCCGGGTGATTGAAAAAGCTCTGGAAATCAATCATCCCGAC is a genomic window containing:
- the cobT gene encoding nicotinate-nucleotide--dimethylbenzimidazole phosphoribosyltransferase, which gives rise to MEKIQETLNKIQPIHIELMKKAQARLDRLTKPQGSLGKLEEFAKKIVGITGRERPSLEKKIIFTLAGDHGVVREGVSAYPQEVTSQMVYNFLRGGAAINVLARHVGARVIVVDMGVAVDLKPQPGLIIRKIGYGTRNIAEGPAMTREEAVKTIETGIELMEEWGNGDIIGIGDMGIGNTTPSSAIIACITGVEVKAVTGRGTGITEAQLAHKIRVIEKALEINHPDPKDPIDVLAKVGGYEIGGLAGIVLAAGARRIPVVLDGLISTAAALIAYQLAPAVGPYLFASHKSVEIGHGITLDKMGLSPILDLSLRLGEGTGAALAMGLLEAGVKIYNEMATFEEAGVSRK